The Kitasatospora albolonga nucleotide sequence TCGCCGTCGCGACGAACCTCTCGCACGACGGCCTCTGCTCCCCGGTCGCCACCCTGGACAACGACAACGGGCGCGGCTCCTACGGGGTCCCCACCCCGATCGCCGTGGTCATCGACCTCGACGTGATCCGTGAGGCGCCCGCCCGCTACGTCCGTTCCGGCATCGGCGACGCGATCTCGAACATCTCCTGCGTCGCCGACTGGGAGCTGGCCCACGAGGTCAACGGCGAGGAGATCGACGGGCTGGCCGCCGCGATGGCCCGGCAGGCAGGCGAGGCCGTGCTGCGCCACCCCGGCGGGGTCGGCGACGACGCCTTCCTCAAGGTGCTGGCCGAGGGGCTCGTGCTCACCGGCATCTCGATGTCGGTCGCGGGCGACTCACGTCCGGCGTCCGGCGCCTGCCACGAGATCAACCACGCCTTCGACCTGCTGTACCCCCAGCGCGCGGCCAGCCACGGCGAGCAGGTCGGCCTCGGCGCCTGCTTCGCCATGCATCTGCGCGGTGCCCGTCAGGAGTCCCTCCTGATGGCGTCGATACTGCGCCGCCACGGTCTGCCGGTCCTGCCCCAGGAGATCGGGTTCAGCGCCGACGAGTTCGTCAAGGCCGTCGACTACGCGCCGCAGACGCGCCCGGGACGCTTCACGGTCCTGGAGCACCTCAACCTGTCCATCGACCAGATCAGGGACGCGTACGACGACTATGCGACGACCATCAGTAGCTGAACTCCGCCCGGTCGTGCACCCCCCCGGGGTCAAGGACCGGCGCAGCGGCGAGCACTGGGCCGGGCGCATGTAC carries:
- a CDS encoding dehydrogenase; amino-acid sequence: MPVLTRLIPSPVVVDIRRGAMDDLAGLLADQRISSSGKLAIAISDGSGRALKERLAPVLPGADWYAVSDGTIDSAVKLADGIKGNRYDAVVGLGGGKIIDVAKYAAARVGLPMVAVATNLSHDGLCSPVATLDNDNGRGSYGVPTPIAVVIDLDVIREAPARYVRSGIGDAISNISCVADWELAHEVNGEEIDGLAAAMARQAGEAVLRHPGGVGDDAFLKVLAEGLVLTGISMSVAGDSRPASGACHEINHAFDLLYPQRAASHGEQVGLGACFAMHLRGARQESLLMASILRRHGLPVLPQEIGFSADEFVKAVDYAPQTRPGRFTVLEHLNLSIDQIRDAYDDYATTISS